The DNA segment AATCGGCCCGCAGGTCGGGGTGCAGGTCCTGGTGGAAGGTGTCGCCGTTCTTGATGTCGGCTTCGATGCGGCGGATGGCGAGGTTCATGCGGGCGAGCTTCCAGGTGGTGTAGTTGCTCTCCTGCCCATAGATCACGATGTCGCCGAGGCGGCCCCGGTGGGCCTCGACGAACTCCTCGCTGCGAATGAACATGCCGCCCGAACCGCAGGCGGGGTCGTACACCCGGCCCTTGTATGGGGCGAGCAGCTCCACAAGTGTCTGGACCACACTTCTGGGGGTGTAGAACTCGCCGCCCAACTTTCCCTCAGCGGCAGCGAAGCGCCCCAGCATGTACTCGTAGACCCTGCCTAGCAGGTCGCTTTCCTTCTCCTGCTTGGCCTCGCCCTCCTCGTCGAACAGGTTGCCCGGTGCGGTCGGGGCTCCCGTGGTGCCGCCCGTGCCGTACTCGCTGATCTTGTCGATCAGGCCGCTCAGCACGCGGGGCGGCAGGCTGGGGCGAGAGTAGTTCTTGGGCAGCATGTCTCCGAGCTGCCTGGGATTCTCGCGTTCCAATGCCTTCATCGCGTCGTCGATCTGCTTGCCGATGTCGTCTTGCTTCGCGCCCGCCTTCAGGGTATCCCACCGCGCCTCACGCGGCACCCAGAACACGCCCCGCGCGGTGTACTCGTCCACATCCTCCGGGTCGGAGTATTCGTCGGCAGCCACTTCGTTGTACACGAGTTGAAAGGAGTCGCTGACGTATTTTAGGAAGATCAGCGGCAGGACGACGTGCTTGTACTCTGCGGCGTCGATGTGCCCGCGTAATTGATCGGCGGTGTTCCAGAGGAGTTCCTCAAGGCTGGGGCCGATGGTGCCGCCCCGGGTGGTCCGTGCTCGGGTCATGTGTGTGCATGATAGTGCGATGCTCCGTGGGTGGCGGCAAAAAGAAGACCGCCAACCTTGGGTCGGCAGCCTCTCACAGCGGTGGCCGGACAGGTTGAGGGTCTTCCCTCCAGTGGTCCGGCCCGAGCGGAGCGAGCACCCGTGATGAGAGCGGTCGCAGTGGAGTGGAAGGGACGCAGGTTGTCTCCAGGGCGGAACGGAGTACCGCGATCAAACTCCATTTCTTCAGTCCGTGTACGCCCCCACCGCCGCGCTGCTCACCAGCCGCGCGTACTTCGCCAGCACGCCGCGCTTGTAGCGGGGCTCGGGCGCCACCCACGCCGAGCGCCGCCGCTCCAGTTCCTCCTCGTCCACGTGCAGGGTGAGTCGCAGCGTCTCCGCGTCCAGCTCAATGGTATCGCCCTCCTGCACGAGCGCGATGGGGCCGCCCACAAACGCCTCGGGGGCGACGTGCCCCACGACCAGCCCGAAGGTGCCGCCCGAGAAGCGCCCGTCGGTGATCAGGCCCACGCTGTCGCCCAGCCCCTTGCCGATGATCGCGCTGGTGGGCGAGAGCATCTCGCGCATCCCCGGGCCGCCCTTGGGCCCCTCGTAGCGGATCACGAGCACGTCCCCGGCCCTGATCTGGTCGCCCATGATCGCCGCCATGCACTCCTCCTCCGAGTCGAACACACGCGCCGGGCCGGTAATCTTGATGCTCTTCAGGCCGCTGATCTTGGCGACCGAGCCCTGGGGCGCGAGATTCCCCCGCAGGATGGCGAGGTGCCCCTGCTGATAGATCGGCTCCTCGAAGGGGTGAATCACGTCCTGCCCCTCGTCGGGCGTCTCCGGCTCGTCCGCCAGGTTCTCGGCGACCGTCTTCCCCGTCACCGTCAGGCAGTCGCCGTGCAGAAGACCGGCCTTCAGCAGCATCTTCATCACGCGCGGGATGCCGCCCACCTCGTGCAGGTCGGTCGCCACGTACTTTCCGCTGGGCTTGAGATCGCAGAACACCGGCGTGCGCTCGCGGATGCGCTCGAAGTCCGCAAGCGAAAGGTCTATGTCGCAGGCGTGCGCAATCGCCATCAGGTGCAGCACGGCGTTGGTGGAGCCGCCGACCGCCATGATCACGGTGATCGCGTTCTCGAAGGCTTCCTTGGTCAGGATGTCGCGCGGGCGGATGTCGCGCTCGATCAGCCGGATCAGGGCACGGGCGGAGTCGGCGGAGGAGGTCGCCTTCTCCGCGTCCACCGCGCTCATCGTGGAGGAGTACGGGAGGCTCATGCCCATCGCCTCGAAGGCCGAGGACATCGTGTTCGCCGTGTACATGCCGCCGCACGAACCGTTGCCGGGGCAGGCGCGCTTCTCGATCTGCTCGAAGTCCTCACGGCTGATCTTGCCCGCACCGAAAGCGCCCACGGCCTCGAAGACCGAGACGATGGTGAGGTCCTTGCCGTCGTAGTGCCCGGGTTTGATGGTGCCGCCGTAGACAAAGACGGCGGGGATGTTCAGGCGGGCGATGCCGATCATCGCGCCGGGCATGTTCTTGTCGCAGCCGCCCACCACGATCACGCCGTCGTGCGACTGGCCCCGGCTGACGGTCTCGATGGAGTCGGCGATCACCTCGCGGCTGACGAGCGAGCACTTCATCCCCTCGGTGCCCATGCTGATGCCGTCGGACACCGTGATCGTGCCGTACACCTGCGGCATCGCCCCGCCCTCGCGGATCGCGTCGGTGATGTGCCCGGCCAGCTCGCCCAGCCCGTTGTTGCACGGCGTGATGTTGCTCTGCGCGTGCGCCACGCCGATGATCGCCTTGTCGAAGTCGCCGTCCCCGAAGCCCACGGCGCGCAGCATCGCCCGGTTGGGGGCGCGCTCGTCCCCCTGCGTGACGTGGTGGCTGTTCCAGTTCAGCTTCTTCTTCGCCGTGGTGTCCGTCATGCCTTCAAGCTACGCCAATCCTCCGGGGGGACGGGAGCGGCGGCACAGACAGGCGGTGGGGGCCCGAACCGTCGCAGGTCTCGCCGTCGTGACGGGCGCCGGGCCGTACCCTGTCGGCATGACGGCCCCTGCCCCGGCTCCCCTCGTCTTCGTGTACAACGCGGACGGCGGCGTCCTCAACGGTCTCAAGGACCTATGGGTCAAGACCGTCCGGCCTGAGGAGTACGACTGCCAGCTCTGCGCGGTGACCTACGGCCTGACCGGGATGAAACGCGAGTGGCGCGACTACGTGAGAGGGCTGGGCCGCGACGTGCGGTTCCTGCACCGCGACGAACTGCGGGATCAGTACGGCGTCGAGGGCGTGCCCCTCCCCGCCGCCTTCGAGGTGGGGCCGGGCGGTGCCCTGTGCGAATGGATTCCCGCCTCCGAGATGCGCGCGGCGGCGAGCCTGGCCGACCTGATGCGGCTCGTGAAGGCCCGGCTGGACCAGGGCAAGGCCGAAGCCTTCCGCCTCGCCCCGGTCCCCTGACCCCCGCCCTTACCCGAGGTTCAGCCCCACGTCGAAGGTCGCCCGGTAGCCCTGCTCCGGGCTGCCCGTCGGATTCAGCAGGAGCTGGTTGCCCCCGTTGCGGTAGATGCCGTCCCCCGCGTTGAGCACGTTGCGCCTGCCCTTGCGGCTGTAGGGCGTGCGGGCATGAACCCGGTCGGTGACCTCCTCCGGGAAGAACAGTTGTGAGGTGAACTCGCCCGTCGCCTGCCCCGAGGCGTTCAGGGGCCGCAGCTTGAAGTGGATGTGGACGGCGCGGCCCGGGTACCAGCCGGGATAGACGGTGGTGAAGGTCGCCCGCCCCCGCGCGTCCGTGACCTGCGAGCCCCGCAGGAAGTTGCCGCCGTCCCCCTGCACGCCCGAGTACACGCCCAGCGCGTCACACTGCCACACGTCGACGAGCACGTTCGCGCGCG comes from the Deinococcus planocerae genome and includes:
- a CDS encoding type I restriction-modification system subunit M, producing MTRARTTRGGTIGPSLEELLWNTADQLRGHIDAAEYKHVVLPLIFLKYVSDSFQLVYNEVAADEYSDPEDVDEYTARGVFWVPREARWDTLKAGAKQDDIGKQIDDAMKALERENPRQLGDMLPKNYSRPSLPPRVLSGLIDKISEYGTGGTTGAPTAPGNLFDEEGEAKQEKESDLLGRVYEYMLGRFAAAEGKLGGEFYTPRSVVQTLVELLAPYKGRVYDPACGSGGMFIRSEEFVEAHRGRLGDIVIYGQESNYTTWKLARMNLAIRRIEADIKNGDTFHQDLHPDLRADYVLANPPFNISNWGGPLSGDRRWRYGTPPASNANYAWLQHILYHLAPNGTAGVVLANGSLSSNQSGEGVIRQNMISADKVDCIVAMPGQLFYTTQIPVSLWILANNKQNGRGQEGRPLRDRSGQVLFIDARELGYMRTRVERDLTPDDRAKITRAYHNWRGDGDGEYEDIPGFCKAATIDDIEKNGWVLTPGRYVGAAAKEEDSEPFGEKMARLSSELRRQFDESDRLQDLIKKNLEKLGYGG
- a CDS encoding intradiol ring-cleavage dioxygenase is translated as MNPHPQHDDQDNDDEMVGTLLSRRAALRLLGLGGAGLAVGGGVLAQRSGTSAGTGSAASLPGCVVRPAMTEGPFFVQGEPRRSDLRRDTSSGQVSAGVPLTLTFVTSRVAVGACEPRANVLVDVWQCDALGVYSGVQGDGGNFLRGSQVTDARGRATFTTVYPGWYPGRAVHIHFKLRPLNASGQATGEFTSQLFFPEEVTDRVHARTPYSRKGRRNVLNAGDGIYRNGGNQLLLNPTGSPEQGYRATFDVGLNLG
- the ilvD gene encoding dihydroxy-acid dehydratase, producing MTDTTAKKKLNWNSHHVTQGDERAPNRAMLRAVGFGDGDFDKAIIGVAHAQSNITPCNNGLGELAGHITDAIREGGAMPQVYGTITVSDGISMGTEGMKCSLVSREVIADSIETVSRGQSHDGVIVVGGCDKNMPGAMIGIARLNIPAVFVYGGTIKPGHYDGKDLTIVSVFEAVGAFGAGKISREDFEQIEKRACPGNGSCGGMYTANTMSSAFEAMGMSLPYSSTMSAVDAEKATSSADSARALIRLIERDIRPRDILTKEAFENAITVIMAVGGSTNAVLHLMAIAHACDIDLSLADFERIRERTPVFCDLKPSGKYVATDLHEVGGIPRVMKMLLKAGLLHGDCLTVTGKTVAENLADEPETPDEGQDVIHPFEEPIYQQGHLAILRGNLAPQGSVAKISGLKSIKITGPARVFDSEEECMAAIMGDQIRAGDVLVIRYEGPKGGPGMREMLSPTSAIIGKGLGDSVGLITDGRFSGGTFGLVVGHVAPEAFVGGPIALVQEGDTIELDAETLRLTLHVDEEELERRRSAWVAPEPRYKRGVLAKYARLVSSAAVGAYTD